DNA from Musa acuminata AAA Group cultivar baxijiao chromosome BXJ1-5, Cavendish_Baxijiao_AAA, whole genome shotgun sequence:
TCAAATAGTACCGTTATAAGTCGAACTCGATCCCTTCTTCTTTTACCACTTCACTTTCCCCTTTGGAGGCCGAAGAAGGAGGAGACGATGACCAGCGGCGGAAGCAGCAGCGGCCCATCGGCGGACCCTTGCCACAAGCCTCGCCACCCGCTCCACCAGATCGCCGAGAGCGCCACCCACAAGCTCCTGCTCAAGCAGTGGATGAAGGAGGAGGAGATCGTCGCCCGGCGCGTCGCCCTCCGTGAGTCCCGCGTCGACGCCGTACGCCGCCAGATCGCCGCCCTCTACTGCCTGTTCTTCGTCCTCCActccctcgtcctcctcctcctgtacCACGCGTCCGCCTCCGCGAGGCCCCCCTCCGCCGCTTGCCGCCGCTCCTGGATCCCCTGCCTCTGTTCCCTCGTCTGCTCCTTGGCCATCGTGTGGGCCGTCCGGTACAAGGCCGACACGGAGAGCGTGCTGGAGCGGCTGCTGGAGCGGGAGAGGGAGGACGGGCTGCTGCTGGCCAAGTGCGTGGAGGAGCTGAAGCGGAAGGGCGCGGAGTTCGACCTGCTCAAGGAGGTGGACGCGCTGCGGCGGGCCAAGAGCCTGCGCGTCGAGGCCAAGGGCGGCGCCGCCAAGGTGCGCAAGTGGTCGGCCAGGGATCTCGCCACCACGGTGCTCCT
Protein-coding regions in this window:
- the LOC103983553 gene encoding uncharacterized protein LOC103983553 — translated: MTSGGSSSGPSADPCHKPRHPLHQIAESATHKLLLKQWMKEEEIVARRVALRESRVDAVRRQIAALYCLFFVLHSLVLLLLYHASASARPPSAACRRSWIPCLCSLVCSLAIVWAVRYKADTESVLERLLEREREDGLLLAKCVEELKRKGAEFDLLKEVDALRRAKSLRVEAKGGAAKVRKWSARDLATTVLLALSCGALGLTRFVLCDQEPRS